GGATCATACATCAAAGGAATTTTAGAAGGTGATGAGACGGAGGATGAGAAGACCGAAGCCCTTGAAGTCATACTCGCGGGCATAACGGTGAGGAGCACACGGATTGTGAGGTTAGAATATGCTTGCTGTTCGTAGCCGTGTATTAGCCGGTCAAAAATAACAACaggattattattttcttccttgttAACTCGTAAATGTGTTTCGTCGAATTCGACACACTGTACATTTCTTTTCCATGCATGATTGCTTGAATATGATTGAGATATTCGCTATATTGTTTGACATCCTAATAATTTGATGATATGCAATGAGCAATTAAGTTACTTAATTACACAAGTAATACTCTTCATTTGtaagatagaaatatttctacatcTTGTTTATGTTTTAGGATGATAACATTAGCAAACTTGTGACTGAAATCTTAAAAGCTTGGGCTGAGTGTCTACCTGTTGAAGAAGTTAGTGCTCCAAAAGTACCAGTAGAAGATGTGGATGTCAGATTAGCGAGAATGTTGGAATCTCAGTCTCTCCCAACTACGACACAGAGAAGTTACACAGAAGAGGAGAGGAGAATAAGAGAAGCTATTCTTGCGCAGTATAGTCAAATGTCAGAAGAAGAGAACAGCGAAGGAGATGGAGAAGAAGATGGTGCAAGTGGTGGAGACTGTGGAATCGAAAAGAATACAAATACAGCTACTATAATACAAcaggagagagaaaagagggaaaaagcTAAGTTGGAGAGtcagaggaagaaagagaaagacaaagaagatCGGTATGTTTTCGATAAATAGccctttttatataaaactataatatgttattattaataaatatgctGCTCTTATTTagagagaaacagaaacagttaagggaagagaagaaggagaaacgaaaaacACAAAAAGGAGAACGGAGAAGGTAGCATTGGGACAAGAGGACATTAAGTTATACttccaaatttcaaataatcaaatgCAAATCAGCGAACATAAATATCTATAGTTATTCTTGTGCATGCAATGTTCTTCAACAGTTActtaaattatttagtaattCTTTAGTAGAATTTTGTGTGTGTAGAACGCATATCCTAAAAGAACACGATATGAGACAAGTATCAAAATATACGCGTTTtgcaaaaaatgttaattctaTGTAATAATGTTAACTAtatcatatgtatatgtatgtaaaacaTTGCATCCTGTGCCTTCTGTCTGTTgaaaatttctgtaaaattacgtaattttctttaaaatgattttgtactcattcttttttattttcttttgtaaaattcgAACTAATCGTATTCTCTATCATCCATATTTATACTGCTTTAAGTCAATTTTCCAACATTAACGTGGAACTATATTATAATCCAAATACAGATAAATGATTTGTACTTATTATGCTTAGtagtgtgtatatatatatatatatatatgttcctttttctcattacataaattatgtatttaagcTAGTGCACTAAATAAACCACTTAAGCATTCATTCAAACTATATCCGAATAAATTAGACGAGTACAATTATTACCCTGCACTTTACAAACTTTTTGATAATgggataataaaaataacacaGGTTTgtgtttgtattttttattagtatatatttacACACAAGATATCGTGTCGAAACCGAGTCATCTTGGTATTGCATTAATAATGAAAGACAAACGCAGTaagataaaaacaaacgaaCAAATGATACAAAAGATGATGATGCTTCAGTATTGTATCGTTACATATACTAATGTCATTATcataatcattttttttttttattagcaATTCTTCTCTTCGTTTACTATAATTAAGTTGGGCAGAAATTGACGAACTCACACTTGCACAGTATAACAAGATCTTTCCTGCTGTTCAATGTCGAGTTACAATTGTTACAAATCATCGTTATCAATTCCTGCTCTCTCactctcattctctctcttcctctcatTTCCTCCTATATTTCATCTATTCTCTGTGAATATCCTTTCCCCCTCCcgatattatatttcgtttttctttcttattttgcAAAGTTCATCTCGTTACACGTCGAATCAGAATTCTCGcacatatatttatgtatatacgttTAATTGGTACAACAACCGAAAAGTAACATACGCTAATACATCGCCTAAAGAAGATCACCATTGGAATTTACGCTATATGAATCT
This Bombus pascuorum chromosome 1, iyBomPasc1.1, whole genome shotgun sequence DNA region includes the following protein-coding sequences:
- the LOC132908568 gene encoding coiled-coil domain-containing protein 43, with product MAVATNSFDTWLSKKLQALNTDEGVFGSYIKGILEGDETEDEKTEALEVILAGITDDNISKLVTEILKAWAECLPVEEVSAPKVPVEDVDVRLARMLESQSLPTTTQRSYTEEERRIREAILAQYSQMSEEENSEGDGEEDGASGGDCGIEKNTNTATIIQQEREKREKAKLESQRKKEKDKEDREKQKQLREEKKEKRKTQKGERRR